The proteins below are encoded in one region of Hordeum vulgare subsp. vulgare chromosome 3H, MorexV3_pseudomolecules_assembly, whole genome shotgun sequence:
- the LOC123445134 gene encoding probable membrane-associated 30 kDa protein, chloroplastic, translating to MEIRAPPTSLRLATPPSTASFRSASLRTSFLNGSVSLRAVQVRQSNVNRFKCNAIRSNLFDRLTRLVRSYANAILSSFEDPEKILDQAVLEMNDDLTKMRQATAQVLASQKRLENKYKAAEQADADWYRRAQLALQKGEEDLAREALKRRKSYAENASSLKAQLDQQKSVVENLVSNTRLLESKIAEAKQKKDTLKARAQSAKTATKVSEMLGNVNTSGALSAFEKMEEKVMTMESQAEALGQLGADDLEGKFAMLETTSVDDDLAQMRKELSGSSLKGELPPGRTTTTSKSGSPFRDTEIETELNELRKKTKEY from the exons ATGGAGATAAGGGCCCCGCCTACGAGCCTCAGGCTCGCTACGCCGCCGTCCACAGCCAGCTTCCGCTCGGCCTCCCTCAGGACCTCCTTCCTCAACGGCAGCG TTTCTCTTCGAGCTGTGCAAGTACGCCAATCAAATGTCAACAGATTTAAGTGCAACGCCATACGGAGTAACCTCTTTGATAGACTAACTAGGCTTGTCAGG TCCTATGCAAATGCAATTCTGAGTTCATTTGAAGACCCTGAGAAGATCCTAGATCAGGCAGTCTTGGAGATGAATGATGATTTAACAAAGATGCGGCAAGCCACTGCACAG GTCTTGGCATCTCAAAAGAGGCTCGAGAACAAGTACAAAGCTGCCGAACAAGCTGATGCTGACTG GTATCGGAGGGCTCAACTTGCTCTTCAAAAGGGTGAAGAGGATCTTGCTCGTGAAGCCCTTAAACGGCGCAAATCATATGCT GAAAATGCAAGCTCCTTAAAGGCCCAGCTTGATCAGCAGAAGAGTGTCGTCGAAAATCTTGTTTCAAATACCAGG CTTCTTGAGAGCAAGATAGCAGAGGCCAAGCAGAAAAAGGATACCCTAAAAGCCCGTGCTCAATCAGCAAA GACCGCAACAAAAGTGAGTGAAATGCTGGGGAATGTGAATACAAGTGGTGCCCTGTCAGCGTTtgagaagatggaggagaaag TTATGACTATGGAATCCCAAGCTGAGGCACTTGGTCAATTGGGAGCCGATGATCTAGAAGGAAAG TTTGCAATGCTTGAGACAACATCGGTTGACGATGATCTtgcacaaatgagaaaagaactgTCCGGGAGCTCTTTG AAAGGCGAGCTTCCTCCGGGTAGAACAACCACAACCAGCAAATCCGGCAGCCCTTTCCGGGACACAGAGATTGAGACGGAGCTAAATGAGCTGCGGAAGAAGACCAAAGAGTATTAG